A stretch of the Arachis stenosperma cultivar V10309 chromosome 6, arast.V10309.gnm1.PFL2, whole genome shotgun sequence genome encodes the following:
- the LOC130933133 gene encoding uncharacterized protein LOC130933133: MEGWVLLLARVARPSSTLSSNLGQKFRLPGTWKLTPIRPLGQLSLRALLKRLLLLNEVLAEVESGVSGIVVRRVAGQAGSDEFVKIPNNKVGLMNGKGGETNKNMQASTGARIQLALECLGLLITSGMVNFLPQLAPKQIYGITTDLSL, encoded by the exons ATGGAAGGGTGGGTGTTATTATTGGCAAGGGTGGCGAGACCATCAAGTACCTTAAGCTCCAATCTGGGGCAAAAATTCAGGTTACCCGGGACATGGAAGCTGACCCCAATTCGCCCACTGGGACAGTTGAGCTTACGGGCACTTCTAAAGCGATTACTACTGCTCAACGAAGTTCTTGCTGAG GTCGAATCTGGAGTTTCTGGAATTGTTGTTAGGCGAGTAGCTGGACAAGCTGGTTCTGATGAATTTGTGAAGATCCCAAATAACAAG GTTGGCCTTATGAACGGTAAAGGTGGGGAAACGAACAAGAATATGCAAGCTTCAACTGGTGCAAGAATTCAG CTTGCTCTTGAATGTTTAGGACTGTTGATCACCAGTGGGATGGTGAACTTTTTGCCACAGCTGGCGCCCAAGCAGATATATGGAATCACAACAG ATCTGAGCCTATAA